Proteins from a genomic interval of Actinomycetes bacterium:
- a CDS encoding DUF1269 domain-containing protein, with protein sequence MAFDEETIDVLIGGYLSKDAAMEDYESVLGCGGYLHGAVVVTKSLEGELEVQQTDHMVREGAEGLGAVGFVVGLFAPPLLAATAVGAALGAGLGKLAHRRMADKLEQQAGETIPIGGAGLIVAYPHSAAGTVEPAVTRAITRAVGEAEGHHVKALKGAIADAQAKLAQSQS encoded by the coding sequence ATGGCGTTCGACGAGGAAACGATCGACGTACTCATCGGCGGCTACCTGTCGAAGGACGCGGCGATGGAGGACTACGAGTCCGTCCTTGGCTGCGGCGGCTACCTGCACGGCGCGGTCGTGGTGACCAAGAGCCTCGAGGGCGAACTCGAGGTGCAGCAGACCGACCACATGGTGCGTGAAGGTGCGGAGGGCCTTGGGGCTGTCGGCTTCGTCGTCGGTCTGTTCGCACCCCCGCTGCTCGCCGCGACCGCCGTCGGGGCCGCCCTCGGCGCAGGGCTGGGCAAGCTCGCCCACCGTCGCATGGCGGACAAGCTGGAGCAGCAAGCCGGCGAGACGATCCCGATCGGGGGCGCCGGGCTGATCGTCGCCTACCCGCACTCCGCAGCCGGCACCGTCGAGCCCGCGGTCACGCGCGCCATCACCCGTGCCGTCGGCGAAGCCGAAGGCCACCACGTCAAGGCCCTCAAGGGCGCC